A genomic stretch from Malus domestica chromosome 15, GDT2T_hap1 includes:
- the LOC139191998 gene encoding uncharacterized protein — translation MRYRSELIPQIEAKIDKLIEACFIRKVQYPKWISNIVLVIKKSGQIRVCVDFRDLNDAYPNDDFPLTIITGHEALSFMDGSSGYNQIPCHNAFESIKKYLSSPPILEAPMPEKPLILYIAAQESSVGALLAQENESQKEGALYYLSRTLTGTELNYSPIEKMCLALVFAIHKLRHYMHAYTIHLVAKADRAKYVMSKPVLKGRLVKWALLLNQYEIIYVLAKVVNGQALSDFLVDHLIPADWKISDNLPDEEVFYIDIFPTWTMFFDGSARADGAGAGYQALIIGLQMVINMGITALEVFGDSKFIINQLLTKYEVRKNDLVPYFLLATQLLQEFETVTLKHVPRKENQMADALANLASSMTLKEDEAADVPVCQRWVTPLVIEMLLDDTNIISVLPFDVEEWRQPLIDYLEHGKLLDDSKHRSEIHRQAPRFLYYKETLYWRSFE, via the exons atgcgctatcgatccgagctcattccacaaatcgaggcaaagattgacaagctaatcgaagcatGCTTCATTCGAAAGGTGCAATACcctaagtggatctccaacatcgtcctCGTtattaagaaatctggacaaatacgtgtttgcgtagacttccgGGACCTCAACGACGCTTACCCGAATGATGACTTCCCATTGACGATCATcactggccacgaggcactgtcattcatggacggctcttctggatataatcaaattc catgccacaatgcttttgaaagcataaaaaagtatttgtcaAGTCCACCTATCTTGGAGGCGCCTATGCCCGAgaaaccactcatattgtacatcgccgctcaggaaagttcagttggagcactcttggcacaagagaatgaatcccagaaagaaggagcgctctactacctcagCCGAACTCTCACCGGCaccgagttgaactactccccaatagaaaagatgtgTCTTGCCTTGGTGTTCGCCATCCATAAACTtaggcattacatgcatgcttacaccatccacttggttgctaaagctgaccgggccaaatacgtcatgtccaaaccaGTCTTGAAGGGGCGACTTGTTAAATGGGCGCTGCTTCTTAACCAGTATGAGATCATCTATGTCCTAGCTAAGGTCGTCAATGGACAAGCGCTATCAGACTTTCTTGTCGATCACCTAATCCcagctgattggaaaatctcagacaaCTTGCCTGACGAGGAAGTGTTCTACATTGAcatcttcccgacatggacgatgttcttcgacggatctgcacgagcagacggagcaggggcagga taccaagcactgatcatcgggctccaaatggtGATCAACATGGGAATCACAGCCCTTGAGGTATTTGGTGACTCCAAGTTCATAATAAATCAACTCTTAACcaaatatgaggtgaggaaaaaTGATCTCGTCCCATACTTCCTGCTGGCAACTCAACTGCTACAAGAGTTTGAGACTGTGACACTAaaacatgtgccaagaaaagaaaatcaaatggcagacgctcttgccaacctagcctcaagcatgacattaaaagaagacgaagctgcagacgtgccagtctgccaaagatgggtgacCCCCCTCGTCATCGAAATGCTGCTGGATGATACAAATatcatctcagtacttccaTTCGATGTTGAAGAGTGGAGACAACCGCTGATCGACTACTTAGAGCATGGAAAACTTCTAGATGATTCTAaacaccgctctgaaatacATCGACaagcacctcgcttcctctactacaaagaaacactctactggcgctctttcgaatga